A region of the Methanobrevibacter ruminantium M1 genome:
AGATTCGAAGAAAGTGCTTCTATATGGGGTAATGGAATTTAAAGGAAAAATAAAATTTTAATTTATATAAATCAATTAAACTTAAAACTTATTAATTATTACAAATTTTAATTATATAGGTGAATTAAATGGAAGATGATAAAAATTCCATATTTGCTCTTAAAACATCAGCAGGTCAAGAAAGAACTGTAGCTAGATTGTTAGGTATGAAAGCGGATAAGCCTGGTGTAGATATTAAGGCAATAGTTGTGCCTGAATCTTTAAAAGGTTATATCATTGTAGAATCTGCTACAAACCTTGATATGAAGAACCCTGATATGAAAGTTCGTCATTTAAGAGGTATTGTAGGGGCAAAAAGAGATGGAACCATTGATCCATCCAGTCAGATAACCTTGGAAGAAGTCAAAAAATTCTTAAAGCCACAACCTATTATCTCATCTATACAAAAAGGAAGTATTGTGGAACTTGTTTCCGGTCCTTTCAAAGGAGAAAAATCAAAAGTTGTCCGTTTAGATGAATCTCGTGAAGAAGTTGTTCTCGAGTTAATTGAAGCGGCGGTTCCGATTCCTGTTACTGTTAAAGCTGATCAAATTAGAATTATTAAAAAGGAGGCTGACTAATGGCTAAAGATACAGTTGAAGTTCTTCTCGAAGGTGGAACAGCCACTCCTGGACCACCATTAGGACCTGCAATTGGACCTTTCGGGGTAAATATGATGCAGGTAGTAGAAGAAATTAATGAAAAAAGTGCTGATTTCGCAGGTATGAAAGTACCTGTCATAATTACTATCGACAGTAATACAAAAGAATTTGAAATCGAGATTGGTACTCC
Encoded here:
- a CDS encoding transcription elongation factor Spt5 is translated as MEDDKNSIFALKTSAGQERTVARLLGMKADKPGVDIKAIVVPESLKGYIIVESATNLDMKNPDMKVRHLRGIVGAKRDGTIDPSSQITLEEVKKFLKPQPIISSIQKGSIVELVSGPFKGEKSKVVRLDESREEVVLELIEAAVPIPVTVKADQIRIIKKEAD